From the Leptolyngbya sp. O-77 genome, one window contains:
- a CDS encoding carbon-nitrogen hydrolase family protein gives MRSYLAAAVQMNSVPDLEKNLAQAEDLIDLAVRQGAELIGLPENFSFLGDEDAKLAQAEAIAQRSEKFLKTMAQRYQVTLLGGGFPVPTGTGKVYNTALLVDPSGSELARYEKVHLFDVNLPDGNTYQESSIVLAGTQLPPVYPSKEFGNLGLSVCYDVRFPELYRHLAQMGAEVLFVPAAFTAYTGKDHWQVLLQARAIENTCYVIAPAQTGKHNARRQSHGHAAIIDPWGLILAEVEEKPGVAIASIEPSRLEQVRRQMPSLQHRVFI, from the coding sequence ATGAGATCTTATCTAGCGGCAGCAGTGCAAATGAACAGCGTGCCAGACCTGGAGAAAAATCTGGCTCAGGCAGAGGATCTAATCGACCTGGCGGTGCGCCAGGGGGCAGAACTGATTGGGCTGCCGGAGAATTTTTCGTTTTTGGGCGATGAAGACGCGAAGCTGGCCCAGGCAGAGGCGATCGCCCAACGCAGCGAAAAATTTCTGAAAACCATGGCCCAGCGCTATCAGGTGACGCTCTTGGGTGGCGGCTTCCCGGTTCCCACAGGCACAGGCAAGGTCTACAACACGGCTCTGCTCGTAGACCCCAGCGGCAGCGAACTGGCCCGCTATGAAAAAGTGCATCTGTTTGATGTGAACCTGCCCGACGGCAACACTTATCAAGAGTCGAGCATTGTGCTGGCGGGGACGCAGTTGCCGCCAGTCTACCCCTCCAAAGAGTTTGGCAACCTGGGGCTGTCGGTCTGCTACGACGTGCGCTTTCCCGAACTCTATCGCCACCTAGCGCAGATGGGGGCCGAGGTGCTGTTTGTGCCTGCTGCCTTCACCGCCTACACGGGCAAAGACCACTGGCAGGTTTTGCTCCAGGCGCGGGCGATCGAAAACACCTGCTACGTGATTGCGCCCGCCCAAACGGGCAAGCACAATGCGCGGCGACAGTCTCACGGACACGCGGCGATTATCGACCCGTGGGGGCTGATTTTGGCAGAAGTAGAAGAAAAACCCGGCGTGGCGATCGCCTCCATTGAACCCTCTCGCCTGGAGCAAGTGCGGCGGCAGATGCCATCCTTGCAGCACCGGGTGTTTATCTAG